In the Rubripirellula tenax genome, one interval contains:
- a CDS encoding glycosyltransferase, with translation MSRAGAVVELIAGRPHDQTVECRYPSEPLTIDLVQESRLHRGWGMKPRFSRALQKRMATHTDQQMIVHDHGMWLPTNRAVSEVTSAQKVIRIISPRGMLSSWAMGHGKLKKRMAWQIYQKRNLATATAFHATGQQEAEDLRSLGFQQPIAVIPNGVVTPVAMPPRTLSPDHKNVLFLSRIHPVKGLLNLVQAWAHVKPSFEWKLVLAGPDESDHRRDVESLAKQLEVFEQIEFLGAVDDCEKWHRLRNADLFVLPSFSENFGIAIAESLLAELPVITTTATPWQALAENDIGWCVDPTADAIAIALREAVSQTEECRMDMGRRGGAWARDRFAWPSIASQMISFYRYLQGKENRPGFVI, from the coding sequence TTGTCGCGTGCTGGTGCTGTCGTCGAATTGATCGCTGGCAGGCCTCATGATCAAACTGTGGAGTGTCGGTATCCAAGTGAGCCGCTCACGATTGACTTGGTTCAGGAATCGCGACTTCACCGCGGTTGGGGAATGAAGCCTCGGTTTAGTCGAGCACTTCAAAAGCGAATGGCTACTCACACTGATCAACAAATGATTGTTCACGATCATGGAATGTGGTTGCCAACAAATCGAGCAGTATCCGAAGTAACCTCCGCGCAAAAAGTCATTCGCATTATCAGCCCGCGGGGCATGTTATCGTCCTGGGCGATGGGGCACGGGAAATTGAAAAAACGAATGGCATGGCAAATCTATCAGAAGCGAAACTTAGCCACGGCGACTGCGTTTCATGCTACCGGGCAACAGGAAGCAGAGGATCTGCGATCGTTGGGCTTTCAGCAGCCCATTGCCGTCATCCCAAATGGAGTCGTCACGCCGGTTGCAATGCCACCACGCACCTTGTCGCCGGATCACAAGAATGTCCTTTTCCTATCGCGAATCCACCCCGTCAAGGGCCTGCTAAACCTGGTTCAAGCGTGGGCTCATGTGAAGCCATCCTTCGAATGGAAACTGGTTCTCGCAGGGCCCGATGAAAGCGATCATCGTCGTGACGTCGAGTCTCTAGCAAAACAGCTAGAGGTTTTTGAGCAAATCGAGTTTCTTGGTGCTGTTGATGATTGCGAAAAGTGGCATCGATTGCGAAACGCAGATCTATTTGTTTTGCCGTCATTTAGCGAGAATTTTGGGATCGCGATTGCAGAATCCCTTTTGGCAGAACTGCCGGTGATCACAACGACCGCGACACCATGGCAAGCTCTTGCTGAAAACGACATTGGATGGTGCGTGGATCCCACTGCAGATGCAATCGCTATTGCATTGCGCGAGGCGGTATCGCAGACAGAGGAATGTCGCATGGATATGGGGCGGCGCGGAGGCGCGTGGGCCAGAGACCGATTTGCCTGGCCATCGATTGCAAGTCAGATGATTTCCTTTTATCGCTACCTACAAGGTAAGGAGAATCGACCAGGTTTTGTAATCTGA
- a CDS encoding NAD-dependent epimerase/dehydratase family protein, with amino-acid sequence MNVAVLGANGQVGAELCLILDRSPSINVIPISRTKLGSAFLRYRGIACRHGNVADASQAGRLLGDCDAVVNLALPSLADDLASAKDLHNRLIRNSVAFSKPQSTQIYISTMSVYGDHRVDELFPVANLYGKEKARGERTAIQTARQASSRLFIFRLGHVCGELQGITAKIRDMIQSGNLRLPGLSRASNTVFVETIADAIQAALFASEATPGVYNLMNQPQWTWQEVFEYEARKAGVDLELTEVSKPKLTLVQTLKKGTIVKARGLGERPQIRKVAERIVRWLPRSSFLKIKGRYSTNAAASAIAKLSTPEIDETWDALYRRPISGKLFHGLADTSSLLVTRASLSETREQPWPSDLLSPGIDIDSAPQKSK; translated from the coding sequence ATGAATGTCGCCGTACTCGGGGCAAACGGACAGGTCGGCGCCGAATTGTGTTTGATCCTTGACCGCAGTCCGTCAATCAATGTCATTCCGATTAGCCGTACCAAGTTGGGATCCGCCTTTTTAAGGTACCGCGGTATTGCCTGTCGTCACGGGAATGTCGCAGATGCAAGTCAAGCAGGTCGCTTGTTGGGTGATTGTGACGCCGTTGTCAACTTGGCACTACCCAGTTTGGCGGATGACCTTGCATCGGCGAAGGACCTTCACAATCGACTGATCCGAAATTCCGTTGCCTTTTCGAAACCCCAGTCGACCCAGATCTATATCAGCACGATGAGCGTTTACGGCGATCATCGTGTCGATGAGTTATTCCCGGTTGCGAATCTTTATGGCAAAGAAAAAGCCCGCGGGGAAAGAACCGCGATTCAGACGGCTCGCCAAGCCTCCTCTCGATTGTTCATTTTTCGCTTGGGTCATGTTTGCGGCGAGTTGCAGGGAATCACTGCGAAAATTCGTGACATGATCCAATCAGGGAACCTCAGGCTGCCGGGGCTTTCTCGCGCATCGAACACCGTCTTCGTGGAAACAATCGCTGATGCAATTCAAGCCGCGTTGTTTGCCTCTGAGGCAACGCCCGGCGTCTACAATCTTATGAATCAACCTCAGTGGACATGGCAAGAAGTGTTCGAATACGAGGCACGGAAAGCTGGCGTCGATTTAGAATTAACAGAAGTCTCAAAGCCGAAACTCACTCTAGTACAAACCCTGAAAAAGGGGACCATTGTGAAGGCTCGAGGACTCGGTGAACGTCCACAAATTCGAAAAGTGGCGGAACGAATTGTGCGGTGGTTGCCTCGTTCGTCGTTCTTGAAAATAAAGGGTCGATACTCCACCAATGCCGCAGCGTCTGCAATTGCCAAGCTCTCGACCCCCGAAATCGACGAAACCTGGGACGCACTCTACCGACGACCCATCTCAGGAAAATTGTTTCATGGTTTAGCAGACACCAGCAGCCTGCTAGTAACTCGCGCAAGTCTTTCCGAAACTCGCGAGCAACCGTGGCCAAGTGACCTGCTGAGTCCTGGTATCGATATCGACTCGGCCCCCCAGAAATCAAAATAG
- a CDS encoding Gfo/Idh/MocA family protein: MSGKRFRVGIVGAGAITSLVHLPVLSAYGKTKIAWLADVSRDALTRTTQSFDVPIEVIGDGGYDLPDVDVVLVATPVHSRKSLLEHFGNRSIPVLCEKPFALTADDHRSYLSIAGSDQFFCGYMRRTYASIRLLRLIVSEGWFGNLRHLQYSEGGRVGKTANSSATLDRSYKEGGGVLRDLGCHGIDAVFFITGAQDFRVDASSLVLDDTTDRQVDARFIVWGEKMNQTEVDFSISWIGPQSNQITATFDNAIVRCGIRPDSTLEMKSRSENGEWRKFSVDVRGASSSYQAFYLEWENILNHLESSAACDFKASDMIPTTALIDQIYALGDPS; the protein is encoded by the coding sequence GTGAGTGGGAAACGTTTTCGCGTTGGCATCGTAGGTGCCGGTGCCATCACTTCGTTGGTCCATTTGCCAGTGCTTTCCGCGTATGGCAAAACGAAGATCGCGTGGCTGGCGGATGTCTCTCGCGACGCATTGACAAGGACGACGCAATCGTTTGACGTGCCAATCGAAGTGATTGGCGACGGCGGCTATGATCTGCCGGATGTCGATGTCGTGCTGGTCGCAACGCCCGTCCATTCCCGTAAAAGTCTGCTAGAGCATTTTGGCAACCGATCGATCCCAGTATTGTGCGAAAAACCGTTTGCTTTGACGGCCGATGATCATCGCTCTTATCTTTCGATTGCAGGAAGCGATCAATTTTTCTGTGGCTACATGCGTCGTACCTATGCTTCGATCCGGTTGCTAAGACTGATCGTTTCCGAAGGATGGTTTGGTAACCTGCGACATCTCCAATATTCCGAAGGCGGCCGAGTCGGAAAGACCGCAAACAGCTCAGCGACACTTGATCGAAGCTACAAAGAAGGCGGCGGCGTGCTTCGTGATTTGGGTTGCCATGGGATCGATGCCGTCTTCTTCATTACGGGAGCTCAGGATTTCCGCGTCGACGCATCAAGTCTCGTCTTGGACGACACAACCGACCGACAAGTCGATGCACGGTTCATTGTTTGGGGCGAGAAAATGAACCAGACAGAAGTTGACTTCAGCATCAGCTGGATCGGCCCCCAGTCGAATCAGATCACAGCGACATTCGACAATGCCATCGTTCGATGTGGCATTCGCCCCGATTCAACGCTCGAAATGAAATCGCGATCCGAAAACGGGGAATGGCGAAAGTTTTCCGTCGATGTTCGCGGTGCTTCCAGTTCTTACCAGGCGTTCTATCTGGAATGGGAAAATATACTGAATCATTTAGAAAGTTCCGCTGCCTGTGATTTCAAGGCGTCCGACATGATCCCGACAACCGCTTTGATTGACCAAATATACGCGTTGGGTGATCCGTCATGA
- a CDS encoding FkbM family methyltransferase — protein MQKRIRKLDCDEAEVERWETPLGEFFVPVGGGIDVVLSELEDDDVYSAGGEATVNSGDIVFDCGAHVGAFTRMAIRAGAKHVVAIEITPSTRECLERNLSDEIAAGKVTVLDKGVWHSEQILSLSTGMGALSNTVVDQRKADIQQNLTDSIDVPVTTIDNIADQLGFDSVDFIKMDIEGAERHAIQGASQTLSKHKPKLAIAAYHLKDDRQEIRNAVLAQSASYREVYGRCVLQHGGVAFETLFYV, from the coding sequence ATGCAAAAGCGGATCCGCAAATTGGATTGTGATGAAGCTGAGGTCGAGAGATGGGAAACACCGTTGGGCGAGTTTTTTGTTCCCGTTGGCGGTGGCATTGACGTAGTGCTTTCGGAGCTTGAGGACGACGACGTCTATTCGGCTGGCGGCGAAGCCACCGTGAACTCGGGCGACATCGTTTTTGATTGCGGTGCCCATGTCGGAGCGTTTACCAGAATGGCGATTCGCGCGGGCGCAAAGCATGTGGTGGCGATCGAGATAACACCATCCACCAGAGAATGCCTTGAGCGAAATCTAAGTGACGAAATCGCAGCTGGGAAAGTTACCGTGCTCGACAAAGGCGTTTGGCACTCCGAGCAAATCCTTTCTCTGTCGACCGGGATGGGTGCGTTAAGCAATACCGTGGTTGATCAACGAAAGGCCGATATTCAACAAAATCTTACCGACTCGATCGACGTCCCGGTAACGACAATCGACAACATCGCCGATCAACTTGGGTTTGACTCGGTCGACTTTATAAAGATGGACATTGAAGGTGCCGAAAGGCACGCAATTCAAGGCGCCTCGCAGACACTTTCAAAGCACAAGCCCAAGCTTGCAATCGCTGCGTACCATTTGAAAGACGACCGACAAGAAATTCGAAACGCGGTACTTGCGCAATCGGCTTCGTACCGAGAAGTTTATGGTCGATGCGTGCTGCAGCACGGTGGGGTTGCCTTTGAGACGCTGTTCTATGTTTAG
- a CDS encoding glycosyltransferase family 4 protein, whose translation MADEGRFANQASIPVQISRKPFEGAHSIESLFRTIREYLLSKDIAVAHCESPYFSKGLLNRLRMVWWASRLEGSIFHVTGDIQFVVLGLSRHKSILTIHDLNILNRLKGIRRAVIRLFWFQLPLRKASQVTVISEATKQELLREFPMDEHRIHVIPDCVSPIFQPCPRPFRSECPVILQIGTKQNKNLSRLIKAIEGINCKLHIVGKPQGDLVKELELHNIDHKFSVNLSEQEIYQAYCECDLVAMVSTEEGFGMPIIEAQFVERPVVTSDCSSMPEVAGQGAILVDPLDWKAIRIGISRILDEPELRRKLVDWGRDNRTRFSIEMVSEQYLRVYFSIQEEGFS comes from the coding sequence ATGGCGGATGAGGGTAGGTTTGCGAATCAGGCGTCGATCCCTGTTCAGATAAGCCGTAAGCCGTTTGAGGGCGCTCATAGTATCGAAAGTCTCTTTCGGACGATTCGTGAATACTTGCTAAGCAAGGATATCGCAGTGGCGCACTGCGAATCGCCCTATTTCAGCAAAGGACTTTTGAATCGACTGCGAATGGTTTGGTGGGCATCGCGTTTGGAGGGCAGTATTTTTCATGTGACCGGCGATATTCAGTTTGTCGTTTTGGGGCTGAGTCGCCACAAAAGCATCTTGACCATCCACGACCTGAATATTCTCAATCGTTTGAAGGGGATCCGACGGGCAGTCATCCGGTTATTCTGGTTTCAGCTGCCATTAAGAAAAGCGAGTCAGGTGACGGTCATCTCCGAAGCGACGAAGCAAGAGTTGCTGCGAGAGTTCCCAATGGACGAGCATCGGATCCATGTCATTCCTGATTGCGTGTCGCCGATCTTCCAGCCATGCCCTCGCCCATTCCGTTCCGAGTGTCCGGTCATTCTGCAAATCGGAACCAAGCAAAACAAGAATCTCAGCCGTTTGATCAAAGCGATCGAAGGCATCAACTGCAAACTGCACATTGTGGGCAAGCCGCAAGGCGACCTCGTGAAAGAGTTGGAGCTTCACAATATTGACCACAAGTTCAGCGTGAACTTGTCCGAGCAAGAGATCTATCAGGCATATTGCGAATGTGATCTGGTTGCGATGGTGTCGACCGAGGAAGGTTTTGGAATGCCAATCATTGAGGCGCAGTTCGTCGAGCGCCCTGTCGTAACGTCCGACTGTTCGTCGATGCCAGAGGTCGCCGGGCAGGGAGCGATTCTGGTTGATCCGCTGGACTGGAAGGCCATTCGCATCGGCATTTCTCGGATTCTTGATGAACCCGAATTGAGGCGTAAGCTCGTTGATTGGGGTCGCGATAACCGGACACGCTTTTCGATCGAGATGGTCTCAGAGCAATATTTGCGAGTATATTTCTCTATTCAAGAAGAAGGCTTCTCGTAA
- a CDS encoding class I SAM-dependent methyltransferase, translating to MNPTKQNWKQRLYGSYVSSKQAGANIQSDASPFRQVAPYIRQLIRNHVPRDKSLRIVDLACGHGSHLYFLKQAGYSNIAGIDISSEQVQLAHQLGIDEVVEGDLLQFLANEKQDADVVLLIDIIEHLERQDVFELMDAVMERLNPGGRVIIHVPNAEGLYGMRIRYGDFTHELAFTPRSIKQVLTTLGFRNVECFEDQPIAHGLASSIRRVIWKIGTLPHRLLLTAETGSRHFILSQNMLVVAEK from the coding sequence ATGAATCCTACGAAACAAAATTGGAAGCAACGACTCTACGGATCCTATGTCAGCAGCAAGCAGGCGGGGGCCAACATTCAGTCCGATGCGAGTCCGTTTCGCCAAGTCGCTCCGTACATCCGGCAATTGATTCGAAATCATGTGCCGCGTGACAAATCGCTTCGAATCGTTGACTTGGCTTGCGGACACGGTTCCCATTTGTATTTTTTGAAACAGGCTGGCTATTCGAACATCGCGGGTATTGATATTTCCAGTGAGCAGGTTCAGCTCGCCCATCAGCTCGGAATCGACGAAGTGGTGGAAGGTGACCTCCTGCAATTTTTGGCCAATGAAAAACAGGATGCTGATGTCGTCCTGTTGATCGATATTATCGAACATCTAGAGCGCCAGGATGTCTTCGAGTTGATGGACGCGGTGATGGAGCGTTTGAATCCCGGCGGGCGGGTCATCATCCACGTTCCCAATGCCGAGGGGCTCTACGGAATGCGAATCCGATACGGCGACTTCACGCATGAGCTCGCGTTCACGCCGCGTTCAATCAAGCAAGTTTTGACGACCCTGGGGTTTCGCAACGTGGAATGTTTCGAAGATCAGCCCATCGCACATGGGCTGGCAAGCAGTATCCGGCGAGTGATTTGGAAAATCGGCACTTTGCCGCACCGGCTCCTGTTGACAGCAGAAACGGGGTCTCGGCACTTCATTCTTTCCCAAAACATGTTGGTCGTTGCTGAGAAGTAG
- a CDS encoding CgeB family protein, whose product MPDVIGINKKMEAAAKSERWDMLWIDKGRLVTTATLEGFRKDNPNCLIVGYSPDDMNSRPNQSRQFLEHLPLYDYFLTTKSYNVAELTKLGARNVVFIGNGYDAKSFRPLTPSADDRRRLGGGVGFIGSFEPARAASMAKIAAAGIPVRVWGDGWQRFGSTPKLMQVENKRLLGDDFALACCSFKINLGFLRKVNRDLQTTRSVEIPGCGAFMLAERTDEHLDLFDEGAEAEFFGSDDELIQKCQYYLEHEDDRRRIAKAGLNRCESSGYDNDSRMNQIFDLVFASGRVKTETTS is encoded by the coding sequence ATGCCGGATGTCATTGGCATCAACAAGAAAATGGAAGCGGCTGCTAAAAGCGAACGCTGGGATATGCTCTGGATTGACAAAGGAAGGCTGGTTACGACTGCGACGCTAGAGGGCTTTCGAAAAGACAATCCGAATTGCTTGATCGTGGGATACTCGCCTGACGACATGAATTCGCGTCCCAATCAATCGAGGCAGTTCCTCGAGCATTTACCGCTCTATGACTATTTTCTAACGACGAAGAGTTACAACGTTGCTGAGCTGACGAAACTTGGTGCGAGGAATGTCGTTTTCATCGGCAATGGTTACGATGCAAAGTCCTTTCGTCCGCTGACGCCGTCGGCGGATGACAGGCGTCGACTGGGCGGCGGAGTTGGTTTTATCGGTTCCTTCGAACCGGCGCGGGCAGCATCCATGGCGAAGATAGCCGCCGCTGGAATTCCAGTGCGGGTTTGGGGCGATGGTTGGCAGCGGTTCGGCTCGACACCAAAACTGATGCAGGTCGAAAACAAGCGATTGCTTGGTGACGATTTCGCATTGGCGTGTTGTTCATTCAAAATCAATCTGGGCTTTCTGCGAAAAGTCAATCGAGATTTGCAGACCACGCGTAGCGTGGAAATTCCGGGATGCGGTGCCTTCATGTTGGCTGAGCGAACCGATGAGCATCTTGATCTTTTCGACGAAGGCGCGGAAGCGGAATTTTTCGGTTCTGACGATGAGCTGATACAAAAGTGCCAGTACTACCTAGAGCACGAAGACGATCGCCGGCGAATTGCCAAAGCGGGGCTAAATCGTTGCGAATCATCCGGATATGACAACGATTCCAGGATGAATCAGATTTTCGATCTGGTATTCGCAAGTGGTCGTGTCAAAACTGAGACAACATCATAG